In Bacteroides cellulosilyticus, the genomic stretch TGTGTGAGGGCTTTGTAGTGTTCACGCACAGTCTCGGGTATCTCGTTCTGGGCAATGGTCAGGTTGTAGTACTTGTTCACGCTTGCTATGTCGATGCCTACGGAACAGGGAGCGCAATGTCCGCAATACATGCAATGGCCTTTCCAGGTGAACTTTTCCATGCCTGCCATGACGGTGGTGTAGTCTCTTTCTTCTTTGCTGGCGGTGCACCAGTCGATGGCTGCCTGCATCTCATCACAACTTCTGCACCCCACCATGATGGAGGCAACAGCCGGACGGGTCAGTGCATATTCGATGCATTGCACCGGAGTCATAGCTTTGCCAAAGGGTGAGTTGGTTTCACTTAGCAAATCTCCGCCGCCATATACCTTCATCACATCGAGCCCTACACCTTTCTCTTCGCACAGTTCGTAGAGCCTTTCCCGTTCCGGATCTATGTTCTGCAGGGAGTGGGCATAGTTTTCATCGGCCCATAAGTCATCTACGTTTTCAGTGGGCGGTTGCAGATCATAGCAAGGATTGATGGAGAACATCAGCACTTCAATCAGTCCGCTTTCCACAGCCATACGTGCAACGGTGGGGTTGTGGCTGCTCAGTCCGATGTGGCGGATTTTGCCTTCTTCCTTCAGGCGCAGGGCCAGCCGGATAACGGGACCGTTGAATACTTCATGAAAGTCTTCTTCGCTGTCCACATAGTGTATCATGCCGATATCCAGATAGTCGGTATCGAGGCGTGCCAACTGGTCTTCGAAGGAGGCGATTGCCTTGTCGATGTCGCGTGTACGCAGGTACTGGTCGTTTTCCCAGGTGGTGCACAGATGCCCTTGGATGATAAATTGCTCGCGGCGGCCTGTCAACGCTTTGCCGATGTTGCTGCGTAAATCGGGGTTGGAGGCATACATATCAATAAAGTTGATTCCTTTACTGATGGCGAAGTCCATTGCTACAGATGTCTGTTCTTCTGTTTTGCCAACGAAACCTTCGCACCCTAATGCGATGGTGCTGACTGACAAACCGGTATTTCCTAATGTTCTATATTCCATGATGTTTTTCTGTTTCTAAAATACGCTTTTGCGAAGTTACTAATTTATGCGAATCGGTAGTTTAATTTAGTTTATTATTATTAGGTTATGAACTAAAAAAACAGGGTAGTGGTGTATATTGTCTACAAATGATGTATGTTCCTAAAACAGTCGTATACTGAACCTAATTCAGTCGTATACTGAATGCCATTCAGTCGTATACTTAATAGGGTTCAGTCGTATACTGAATAGGGCGTGGTTTAATGATGTTGATAATCAGAAAGTTATAAAAATCTGTATTGCTGTTGATAAATTCTGACAAATCTCTGCGATATATAGCGCAGCTACTTTATCACCTTATCACCTTATCACTCTTTCTCTTCCTTTCTATCCAGAGAAAACGGAGACGTTTATATGGGTTCGGGTGGTTGTTTCTTCTTCTGTTTCCTGCTTATCAGCATGACTCCCAGTAGTATGATGAACAGTCCGCCCAATTGGATGAAGGTCACTTGTTCGTTTCCCACGATTACTCCTAAAAGTACGGCAATGAACGGATTGACATAGGCGTGGGTACCGACTTCTGCCGCAGGCCGCACTTTTAGCAGCCAGACGTAGGCAGAATAGGCAAGCAGGGAACCGAAGAATATCAGATAAGCCAGTGACAGCCAGCTTGCAGATGAAACATTCAACAGGTCGGTCCTTTGCATATCTCCATTCACAGCACTGCAAATCCAGAACATACCACTGGCGAAAAGCATCTGCCAGCCTGAACCGGCAAACGCATTTACTTCTTCCTCGCGGGAAGAGCGGTATTTGGCATACAAGGTACCCAGTGCCCAAGATATGCATCCGAAAACAAGAAGTAAGATTCCACGCTCGCTGTGCGGATGCAGGTTTGCTGCATTGAGTTGTTCCAAATAAAGCAAAATAACGCCCCCGAAACCGATGACTCCACCTGCGATTGTAAGAGGATTGCGGAGATTAGTTTTCCACATTGGGGCATCCAACAGCAGAATCCAGAGTGCGGTGGAAGAAGCGATGATAGCTACCAGGCTACTGGTTAAGTAGCGTTGTGCCAGCATCACTACAGCCATATCTATGAACAGCAATACAATTCCGCTGACGGCAGAGCGCTTTATCAGGCTTCTCCTGAATATTTTCTCTCCCCGTAAGTGGCATATGCCGAGAAGTATAAGTGCGGCTGCCGTAAACCGTAAAGCTCCGAGCAGAAAAGGAGGCAAGTCCTTTAATGCTACACCTATGAAGAAGTAGGTAGATCCCCAAACTACATAGATAAGGAAATAGGCGGTAATGATACCGGTTATGTTTCTGTTTGCTTTATTCGGTTCTTCCATTGCTTGAACCTTTCTAAACCTTCTGTTAATACTTGCCGGGGGCAGGCTATGTTGATGCGGACAAAGCCTTCTCCGGTGTCTCCGTACATGCTGCCTTCATTCAGCCAGAGCTTTTCTTGTTCCAATAGCGAGGTTACTATATCTTCCGAGGTACGCTTTAATGCGGAACAATCCACCCATACCAGATAAGTACCTTCCAGCTTCGTTACAGAGAGCTCCGGCAGATGTTTGGCGAAGAAACTTCTCAAGTAGTTATAGTTATCAAACAAATACCTTTTCAGTTCTTCCAGCCATTCTTCCCCTTCATTATAGGCGGCTATCAAAGCTTCTACTCCGAATGGATTTACGTCGCAGACTTCGTTTATATTGATGGCTTTGTCTATCTTCTTGCATACATCGGTATCAGCGGACACGATGTTGGCAATCTGGACTCCTGCCAGGTTGAACGCCTTGCTGGGGGAAATGCAAGTGACGGAATTCATCAGGAACTCCTGCGATATGGAGGCGAAAGGTGTATAGGTATATTCCGGAAAAACCAGTTCACAATGAATTTCATCCGCTACTACCGTTACATGATTCCGGAGGCAAATCTCACCGATACGTATCAGTTCTTCCCGGTTCCATACTCTTCCGGCGGGGTTGTGAGGGTTGCACAATAGTAAGAGTTTGACTTTACTATCGGCAGTCTTCTTCTCCAAGTCATCGAAATCAATCCGGTAAGTTTCGTTTTCATATATCAGTGGGTTGGAAACGATTTCACATCCGTTGTTTCGTATGGATGAGAAGAAGCAATTATACACCGGAGTCTGCACCAGGACTTTGTCGCCGGGGCCGGTCAGGGCTTTTATGATTGCCGACAGCGCCGGTACTACTCCGGAGGTATAGATAATCCACTCTTTTTCTATTCTCCAGTCGTGGCGTCTTTTGAACCAGTTGATCGTTGCATTGTAGTAAGCATCGGGTACACGGACGTATCCGAAGATGCCATGCTCCACCCGCCTTTTCAACGCTTCCGTCACGGCGGGTGCTGTGCGGAAATCCATATCGGCTACCCACATCGGCAATACACCCGGGGTAGTGGCAGAATCCCATTTATAGGAATTCGTGCCCCGGCGTGGAATGATTTCATCGAAGTTGTACGGCATATTGCATCTCTTTTGTTGTTTCATCAAAACAGGTCTGGTCATCCCAAAGTTTCAGTTTGCAGTTGCCGGGAGCCTTTATGTTTTCGTCTATGATGACGGCTCCGTAACTTTCGGCTGTGATGCTTCCCGTGCGTGGATTCTTTATGCTGTGAACCGGACCTTTGATGGTGGCCTGGAGACTGCTGTATTCAAATGCAAGGTCGGCATCGTCGGCCATTGTGCAGTTTTCCATAATCAGGTCGTGGGCATAACAAAGCGGTTGCGTGCCTGAAATCTTGCAGTTCACCAGACGCAGGTTTCTGGAATGCCAGCCCAGATATTCGCCATTCAGCTCGGAATCGTATACCGTTACGTTTTCCGTATTCCAGAAGGCATCTTTGGAGTTGATGATGGCATTGCGGATTTCTACGTTCTTGCAATACTGGAATGAGTAGTTGCCGTTCTGGCTGTAATTTTCGATGCGTATGTTCTCACCGTGTATGAACAGGTAGTCGGCTTTGTCAACCTGTACGTTCCTGAGTTCTACATTGCGGCAGAACCAAAGGGTTTCCAAGGCATTGGGAAGTTGCACGTTTTCCAGTTTTATGCCGTCCATTTCGCGGAACATCTTCGGTGCTTCCACTACGGTATCCGTCATTTGTACATTCTGCGAGTACCAAAGTGCGGCACGGGCACCTTCTGTAAAGAAACAGTTCTTTATAGTGAAGCCATTGTTGTGCCAGTACGGGTATTTCCCTTCGAAGCGGCAGTTCACTGCTATGATGTTGCTGCATTCTTTCAGTGCGGACTCACCTGTATGGATGGTTACATTTTCCAGTTGGAGGTCGTGAGTTGCAAACAGGGGGCGTTCGCCTCCGAATTCTTTGTTTTTGATAATTTCCATAATTTCTTTGTTTTTATTGTAGTTCGAATGTTATAGTTACACTGCCCGAACCGAGGGCGGATGCCAGTCCCGAAGGGTTATTTACACGCCCCAGGCGAGTATAGCTGTAGGATGTTGAAAAGGTCTCATAGAAAAGTACCAGACAGGAGCCGCCGTAAAGCATCAGGTCGCCCGTGCGGATGGTTCCCGGGTTGGAAGATGCGGTAGGCAGGTTTCCCGATAGGTAGAAGTACTTTTCGTTGCCGTTCAGTTCGGACATGTTTAGGGTCATAGGCAGTAATGCCTTGAAAGCTGTTGCCGCCGCATTGTTTTCCAGTGTGGCGGTGAATGAGGCGGAGCCGACTGTTATTTTTAGATTGTTGCTCATAGGGTTATCGTCATCATCATCGTCATTGCCGGGATTAACCGGAGGCTCGTCGTCGTCCGTACTTCCCGGAGGTATCTGTTGCCCTGTTTCGGGTATAGGAGCATCGTCGCTGCATGATGTGCTCCAAACGGACAATGTCAACGTCATAAAAATGAGTACTAAGTAATATTTCATAATCTTCACGGTATTATTTCAGGTATTCCTTAAAGAAAGAATCCAGCTTGTCGAACGGGATGAGGCTGACCCGGTCGTAAAGGTCCACATGGCCTGCACCGGGCACGATGTATAATTCTTTGGGCTCGGCAGCCTTGCTGTAGGCGTCTTCGCTGAATTCGCGTGAGTGTGCATTCTCTCCGGCGATGAAGAGCATGGGGCGCGGTGAGATGGTCTCGATATCGGCAAACGGATAGAAGTTCATGAACTTCGTGTTGCTTGCCAGGGTGGGGTGCGTGGTGGTCAGGGGCGTTGCACCTTCGGGGGTAAATTCTCCGCGTTCTGTACGGTAGAATTCATAAAACTCGCGTTCAATAGGAGAGGAGTCAGGCGTCAGTTCGTGTACGGTGCCGCCGGTGTATTTCGTTTCTCCACCCAGAAATTCCGCATAGCGTTGTTCGGCGGCTTCGGCAATGATTTGTTTCCTTTGTTCCAGGGTCAGTGCGTGTTTCAGTCCGTTGCGGCTTGCTGTACCCATATTATACATGCTGATGGTTGCAATGGCTTTCAGGCGCGGATCGATTTTTGCCGCACTGATGGCGAAACTTCCACTGCCGCAGATACCGATTACGCCGATACGGTTGCGGTCGACGAACGGGCGTGTACCGAGGAAATCGACTGCTGCGCTGAAGTCTTCCGCATAGATTTCCGGGGAGACGCTGTTGCGTGGTTCTCCTTCACTTCCTCCCCAGAAGGACAGGTCGATGGCGAGGGTGACGAAACCGCGTTCGGCCATCTTGGTGGCGTAAAGGTTTGCACTTTGTTCTTTGACTGCCCCCATCGGGTGCCCGACGATGATTGCGGGATACGTTTCTCCTGCTTTCATGTCTTTGGGCAGGAAAAGGTTTCCGGCTACTTTCATTTTGTATTGGTTGGAGAAGGATACTTTCTCCATGTTGACAAGAGTACTTTTATAAAAGTTGTCCGCATCTGTTTGTGCGAAGGAGAGGCTTGTGCCGAGTGTCACTAAAAATGACGCTGCTACTGATAGTATTCGTTTCATATACGCTTTGTTTTTGGTGATTAAATTGATTCTCTGTTTTCTACAATGCAAATGTACGGCGGAGTTAGCATACTGTTTGTAGACAGATTACGGACATGATAACCCGAATTACAGATTATGAAGAAATGAGTGGGGGAGCTTTATCGCCTGCTTGTCCTTTCTTTATCTTCTGTTTACAAACTTTGCGGATACGAAACCCGTTGTGGGTTTAAGCGCGATGTTGCGTGTAACTAAATAGTATAGAGGTATGAAAACAGAAGATATGGCACCTGACGTGGGAACCGATGCAGGAGCCGATGTGGAAATTGATGTGGGAAGGATGGAGCTGTCGTCCTACATGCTTGCGGTGATTGAAAAGTTGAAACATGAACAGAAGTATGCGGCTGCACATGGCTATCTGTGTGCGCTTCATTCGTTTCAGGACTTTGCCGGTGGCAGGGGAGTGCCTTTGCCGATGAATGAAGTCTTCCGTCCCGAACGGCTGAAAGCCTATGAGGAGTGGTTGATGCAGAAGAAGGCGCGTCCGCTGAAGCCGAACAGTGTGACCTGCTACATGAGTTCTCTGCGTGCGGTGTACAATCGCTGGATGCCTGCCGGCACTCCGGGACATGATGCAAAGATGTTTGCTGACGTGCATACCCGCGTGGTTTCGCAGACCAAACGGGCGTTGCAAGGATGGCAGATGGAAAAGGTGCTGGCGGGCAGTCCCTTCATTGCCGGACAGACTGCCCTCGATTATTTCCGCCTGATGTTCCTTTGCCGGGGCATGCCTTTCATCGACCTCGCCCACTTGCGCAAGCGTGATTTGCAAGGTCGATATCTCGTCTATTTGCGGCATAAGACCCGGAGCCCGATGCGGGTGGAGTTGTGTCCCGAAGCGTTGCGCCTGCTGCGCAAGTACGGAAAGGAGAATCCGGATTCCCCCTACCTGCTCCCCATTCTGGATGCGGACACGTCTGGCGGATGGGGGTTGTATAAGGACTATCAGGATGCCTTGCGACTGTTCAACCGTGATTTAGCACGGGCTATGGAGTTTCTGCTGCCCGGAGTACGGGTCAGCTCGTATACGGCACGCCACACCTGGGCAACGCTGGCTTATCACATGGGGCTGCCTCTGGGAGTCATCAGCCAGTCGCTGGGACACGCTTCCATACGGGTGACGGAAACCTATCTGAAGCCTTTTGAGAACGAACGGCTCGATAAAGCGAATAAACAACTGATTGCAACTGTGAAGAAAGGCAAATGGAAGAAATTTGCTAATAACAACATACTGTAAGGCACGATTTTAGCAAGAAGTTACTTACCAAGTAACGGCGGTAATCGCCTACAAAGGTGCACTTATTTTCACAAACAGTCAAGCAAACCTTAAGAAAAGTTGAAATGAAATTTGTACGATACACTATAATAACACTCTGAAATAAGAAAAACACATATTATCCTCCTATTTCTACTGCGGCAGGCATATGAAATGCAGCTCCCACTTTTTGTCCTGAAAGCGGAATGACTACTTCTTGTACTTTCTTTATCCTGAAAAGTATCTTTTAGTCTAAACGGTGCGTCCTGGAAACGCTTTTCCGGGCTGCATCGGATAGTAGTGCGCCGTTACTTGGTAATATTCTTAACCATCTTAAAAATATACACTTAAATATTTTATAATCAATATATTATAAGAAAGGTAATTTTAATGGAGAAACAAATAAGGAACAAAAATAGGAATTAAAGTGATTTCTCATTTTTCTATTTGCACTCTGTTTCTTTCTTTTCGTTTGTTTGCTTTCAGAGTGCATTCCGAGCAATTTTATCTGCTCTCATCATTCGAAGAATTTGCTCCTAACTTTAACTAACAAATTATTTGCAGCTCATAAAGAGAATACAAATTATTATCTCTTGAAGTTGTATTGCTTGTAGCAAAGATAATCTTTTTTGTACAGGCAGCCAAAAATGCCTGCCTATATTTAGTTTAATTTAGTTTAGCATATATAAGGCTAACAAACTAAACCAAACTGGATTTTCA encodes the following:
- a CDS encoding EamA family transporter — protein: MEEPNKANRNITGIITAYFLIYVVWGSTYFFIGVALKDLPPFLLGALRFTAAALILLGICHLRGEKIFRRSLIKRSAVSGIVLLFIDMAVVMLAQRYLTSSLVAIIASSTALWILLLDAPMWKTNLRNPLTIAGGVIGFGGVILLYLEQLNAANLHPHSERGILLLVFGCISWALGTLYAKYRSSREEEVNAFAGSGWQMLFASGMFWICSAVNGDMQRTDLLNVSSASWLSLAYLIFFGSLLAYSAYVWLLKVRPAAEVGTHAYVNPFIAVLLGVIVGNEQVTFIQLGGLFIILLGVMLISRKQKKKQPPEPI
- a CDS encoding MalY/PatB family protein, with translation MPYNFDEIIPRRGTNSYKWDSATTPGVLPMWVADMDFRTAPAVTEALKRRVEHGIFGYVRVPDAYYNATINWFKRRHDWRIEKEWIIYTSGVVPALSAIIKALTGPGDKVLVQTPVYNCFFSSIRNNGCEIVSNPLIYENETYRIDFDDLEKKTADSKVKLLLLCNPHNPAGRVWNREELIRIGEICLRNHVTVVADEIHCELVFPEYTYTPFASISQEFLMNSVTCISPSKAFNLAGVQIANIVSADTDVCKKIDKAININEVCDVNPFGVEALIAAYNEGEEWLEELKRYLFDNYNYLRSFFAKHLPELSVTKLEGTYLVWVDCSALKRTSEDIVTSLLEQEKLWLNEGSMYGDTGEGFVRINIACPRQVLTEGLERFKQWKNRIKQTET
- a CDS encoding DUF3737 family protein, whose amino-acid sequence is MEIIKNKEFGGERPLFATHDLQLENVTIHTGESALKECSNIIAVNCRFEGKYPYWHNNGFTIKNCFFTEGARAALWYSQNVQMTDTVVEAPKMFREMDGIKLENVQLPNALETLWFCRNVELRNVQVDKADYLFIHGENIRIENYSQNGNYSFQYCKNVEIRNAIINSKDAFWNTENVTVYDSELNGEYLGWHSRNLRLVNCKISGTQPLCYAHDLIMENCTMADDADLAFEYSSLQATIKGPVHSIKNPRTGSITAESYGAVIIDENIKAPGNCKLKLWDDQTCFDETTKEMQYAVQLR
- a CDS encoding aldo/keto reductase, which produces MEYRTLGNTGLSVSTIALGCEGFVGKTEEQTSVAMDFAISKGINFIDMYASNPDLRSNIGKALTGRREQFIIQGHLCTTWENDQYLRTRDIDKAIASFEDQLARLDTDYLDIGMIHYVDSEEDFHEVFNGPVIRLALRLKEEGKIRHIGLSSHNPTVARMAVESGLIEVLMFSINPCYDLQPPTENVDDLWADENYAHSLQNIDPERERLYELCEEKGVGLDVMKVYGGGDLLSETNSPFGKAMTPVQCIEYALTRPAVASIMVGCRSCDEMQAAIDWCTASKEERDYTTVMAGMEKFTWKGHCMYCGHCAPCSVGIDIASVNKYYNLTIAQNEIPETVREHYKALTHHASECIQCGQCETNCPFGVAIIEQMEKAVEKFGY
- a CDS encoding alpha/beta hydrolase, whose product is MKRILSVAASFLVTLGTSLSFAQTDADNFYKSTLVNMEKVSFSNQYKMKVAGNLFLPKDMKAGETYPAIIVGHPMGAVKEQSANLYATKMAERGFVTLAIDLSFWGGSEGEPRNSVSPEIYAEDFSAAVDFLGTRPFVDRNRIGVIGICGSGSFAISAAKIDPRLKAIATISMYNMGTASRNGLKHALTLEQRKQIIAEAAEQRYAEFLGGETKYTGGTVHELTPDSSPIEREFYEFYRTERGEFTPEGATPLTTTHPTLASNTKFMNFYPFADIETISPRPMLFIAGENAHSREFSEDAYSKAAEPKELYIVPGAGHVDLYDRVSLIPFDKLDSFFKEYLK
- a CDS encoding cyclophilin-like fold protein, coding for MKYYLVLIFMTLTLSVWSTSCSDDAPIPETGQQIPPGSTDDDEPPVNPGNDDDDDDNPMSNNLKITVGSASFTATLENNAAATAFKALLPMTLNMSELNGNEKYFYLSGNLPTASSNPGTIRTGDLMLYGGSCLVLFYETFSTSYSYTRLGRVNNPSGLASALGSGSVTITFELQ
- a CDS encoding tyrosine-type recombinase/integrase; translation: MKTEDMAPDVGTDAGADVEIDVGRMELSSYMLAVIEKLKHEQKYAAAHGYLCALHSFQDFAGGRGVPLPMNEVFRPERLKAYEEWLMQKKARPLKPNSVTCYMSSLRAVYNRWMPAGTPGHDAKMFADVHTRVVSQTKRALQGWQMEKVLAGSPFIAGQTALDYFRLMFLCRGMPFIDLAHLRKRDLQGRYLVYLRHKTRSPMRVELCPEALRLLRKYGKENPDSPYLLPILDADTSGGWGLYKDYQDALRLFNRDLARAMEFLLPGVRVSSYTARHTWATLAYHMGLPLGVISQSLGHASIRVTETYLKPFENERLDKANKQLIATVKKGKWKKFANNNIL